TCTGTCAGGCGCAAATAATCAAGCAAGGTTGTTGTTGGCTCAAAACGATCAAGCTCAACCAACTTACCTTTACGAAGAAACCGTATTGCGGTGCGCATCAGTTCAGCTCCCCCTGTACGTGGTGTAACCGTAGGGTGAAAGCAGGAGTGGCACATGATAATGGCTGTTTACGTCAGCAATACCAAATCTGATTGGAACAACGTCAAGAAATGCCGGTTCAGATAGAGAAACACCGTCACCGCGCAAATAATCGCCTGCATGGAAGCGAAGCTCATAGGTGCCGAGTGTGAGACTATCCCCGTCCAGCAGTGGTCCATCAACACGCCCATCCTCATTCGTCACGAACGTGCCAAGCGGTAAGGCAACCTCACCATTGAGGCGAACCAGCTCAATACGCACGCCTTGGGCAGGCTTTCCCTGAGCACTATCTAAAACGTGGGTGGTCAAACGCCCCATAGTTTCCTCGTCTGTTCAAAAGCATCAACAAGAGATGCTAGAATCTACGTGAAATTACACAGTGCATGACTCTAGGTGACAACAAAAGAACAAAAAAACGCTATGCATGATGCTTTTTAGGCATCAGATGTAGGCAACATCTTTTCCAATCTTGCCACGGCTTGCTCAAAAAAGATTGCTGGAGCCAATGCCAGACCGCGTAATGACGAGGTAATAATACAGAAATGATCAACCGCTAAAGCAGGGTCAGCCAGTGGTTTAAACACCAGCCGCTGGGCGGCAAGTTCCTCTTCCAGCCCAATCACTGTCTGAAATGCAATCATCTCTCCAGAACGCACAAGATGCTTCATAAAGCGCAGGGAATTTGCCTCTACGCTCGTCAGCCCTCCAATGGAACT
The window above is part of the Pseudovibrio sp. Tun.PSC04-5.I4 genome. Proteins encoded here:
- the uraH gene encoding hydroxyisourate hydrolase produces the protein MGRLTTHVLDSAQGKPAQGVRIELVRLNGEVALPLGTFVTNEDGRVDGPLLDGDSLTLGTYELRFHAGDYLRGDGVSLSEPAFLDVVPIRFGIADVNSHYHVPLLLSPYGYTTYRGS